A window of Streptomyces sp. NBC_01224 genomic DNA:
CGATTACCTGCTTACTCTCGGCGCCGCTGGCTCCCGCCTCGCGTCCGTCGCCGGCGATGGAGAAGAAGGGCACGAACGCGATGCTCCGCGCCGCGCACTCCTGCAGCATCTCATCGCCGGCACGCGCGCCGATCCCGTAGCGGTTCTGGACACACATCACCGGTGCGATCGCCTCGGCTTCGGCGAGATGCTCCGGCCGGACACCGGAGATTCCGAGGTGCCGGACGAGCCCGGCGTCGCGCAGCTCGGCGAGCACCCCGAAGTGCTCGGCGATGGAGTCCTGGCCCATGAGGCGCAGGTTGACCAGGTCGAGGTGGTCGCGGCCGAGCTGGCGCAGGTTCTCCTCGACCTGGCCGCGCAGTTGGTCGGGCCGGGCCGGGGTGGTCCACTCGCCCGACGTGTCCCGGGCCGGACCGACCTTGGTGGCGATGACGAGGTCGTCCGGATACGGCGCCAGCGCCGAGTTGATCAGTTCGTTGGCGGAGCGCAGCCGAGAGAAGTAGAACGCCGCGGTGTCGATGTGGTTGACGCCGAGCTCGACTGCACGGCGCAGCACGCCGATCACACGGTTGCGGTCGCTGGGGGTTCCGAGGTGGAAGGGGGCGTTTCCGGTCAGGCGCATTGCGCCGAAGCCGATCCGGTTGACCTTCAGGTCGCCGAGGAGCCAGGTGCCCGCGGCGGCCGCGGAGATCGTGTTTGGTGTCATCTTCCCCAGTTTTCTTTCGATCGGACGTCGCCCGTCGACCGGGCGGCCTTGGAGTATGCATGGGTGGCAGCCACGGCGAGAAGGCGCGGAGCCTCGGGGGAATGTCACAGCGGACCTGGGAACCGGAGGGTGCCGCGAGGAGTTGTTACTTGCGAAGTCTCGCCCCTTGTTTCTGGGGGTCAGGTGCGCGTTCTGAAGCCTGACCGTCCGCGTTCTTCCGACGTTGGCGAGCGGTCTCGCTCTCCATCAGTTCGCCGAAGCGTGCGCTGTGCCAGATGGTGCCCTCGTGCTTCACGTACGCAGGTGTCCAGGCTCGGGTGAGGACGGGTTTGACGTGGTTCGTGGTTCGTCGACGGATGCCTGGCCGGGTCCGGACTGACGCTCACAACACCGACCCCACCCTGAAAACCTTCTTACGCAGCTGGTGGGTTGGTTCCGGCCACTCGTAGGATCGGGAGGCCCAGGGGTGCCGGGTGTGGCTGTCAACATCATGCCGCCGGAGTGGCTTCTACTGATTGGCCACCCGGTGCGCCGCGACGACTCGGGCCACTGATCGGGATGCGCGCGGCAAGATCGCTTGGTAAGGACACGCTGGCGAGGTCGTCTGCTGGGACAGGTACAGGATCCACTTCGGAGGTGACCGTGCCCGAACTGTGGGCTGGTAAGAACGGTACGTATGGGTTGCGCACACCTGGCCGCATGGTCGTGTCAATCCTGAGACATTCCTTGCGAGGATTGAGGGGCAGGAATCGTGTTGACCATGGTTCTGGTGGAGAACACCCGCAGGGCCATTAAGCAAGGCAAGGAGTGTTCAGGATGCGTACGAACTGGAAGTTCGCCGTTACCGTCGCCGCCACTGCGCTGACGGGTGCTGCTGGTGCGGGAGTCGCGCAGGCTTCGCCCGTAACGGCCGGCAGCGTCGCCCCTTCGGCCTGCCGGCCGGCCAACCACACCGCGAAGATCACCGAGGCGCCCGCCAGCGCAGGGCACCGCCACTACCGCGTGACGCTGACCGCGCCGCGCGGGTACGAGCCGTGCAAGCTGGCCGGTTCGCCCACCAACGTGCGGTTCTCGAACCGCGGTTCGGAGATCGGGGTCGCCGCTGGCCACTACGGCAACCAGGCAACCGTGGTGACCTTCGGCCCGGGCCACCCGGTGCACTTCGATATCCAGGTTCCCAGCAGCGGCCGCAGCACCGCCGCGAGGGAGGCATCGTTCACGCTCCAGGCTCCGGACGGGGAGATCCCCGGCACGTCCGTCGCCCAGGGCAAGCTCAAGGTGGCCACCGATACCCTCATCGGTCCGGTCCAGCGCGGCGCCTGACCTCCTCCCACAACCCGGTGCGTCCCGCGGCAGTGTCACGGCGGCGGGACACACCGGGTCTTTCGTGTGCGGTGTACCGCTGAACGGCTTGCATCGGAAGCAACAGCGCGGGGTGGCTTCGTTCACTTTCAGCAGGATCAGGCACAAATTCCGTGAGAGACGTGTACTTGTCTATGACGGAGACTGCGGCCTCTGCACCACCTCGGTGACGTTCGCCGAGCAACATCTCCGTCCCCGTTGTGCAACCACCCCAGATGTCGAAGGTCGAGCTGTACGCGGCGATCCGACGCGATCACCGCGCGGACATGAAGATGCGCGAGCTTGAGTGCAAATACAACGTGTCATGGCGGACGGTCAAGAAGGCCGTGGACTCGGCGCTGGATCTGTACAAGCCGTTGATCGACGAGATGCTGCGGACGGATCTCGATGCGCCGTGCAATCGGCACCATACGATCACGCGGATCTTCCACCGGATCATCCCGGGAACGGCCGCACGGCGCCGGACGTTGGGCCTGCGTGGTGATGTTGTCGAGCCTATTAGTCATGGCCGTGCTGGTGATGGTGCCGTTCCTGCTGGCTTCGGCCCGCTACATCGTCGTCCGTACCGGCCGACCCGATTGGTTGCGCCATGCCCTAGCGGCCCGCACACCGCGTCATGGGCTGGGTGTGGGGGCCTCGGTCGCCGATGAGCTGCATGCGTTCCTCAACTCGGCAAAGCGCGTGGAGATCGAGCACCGGGTGGAGGAACAGGTCCTGAAGGACGACGCGCGGGACGGCGCGCCGCCCCGCATGGGGGTGGACCTGGAAGCCGGTACGGCGGTGGTCCGGCGGAAGCCGAAGTCCTGACAACGGAACGGGCACCGGCAGCATTTGCCGCTGGCCGGCGGTCCGCTCCCGGGAAGATCATTAATTGCTGTACAGATGGTCCCAAGGCCGTGATCTCCTCTCACCGCACCGCCCTATGAGCAGTCGGGCGACCTGCCCGGAGAGGCCACCGCCGTCACTTCTCATGAATATCAGCCAGCCCATTGATGAACGACTGCTGTCGAAACTCGTCAGCAAACGCTGCTGCTGAAAGTTAACGAAGCCAGGGTGCAGGCGGTGCCGGCGTTGCTTGAGTTCGCACACACTGACCTGCGCGTGCCTATCTGCTGTCCATCTCACGGGCGGATTGTCCATTGAGGCGCGGACCCTGCAGCAACTGCAGGGTCCGCGCTTCCGTGCGCATTGGTTTCTACGGGAACACCGTAATCCGCGCTTGATGCGCACTCGTTGTGTCGGCTGAGGATGAGCAATCCAGGCAAGCCAAGCATCGCGGGTGGTCACGGTCGGTGGGGGCTGTGAGACGTGGGGCTTGCCTGCATTCCGTACCGCGTAATGGCGTTGTCGCATGCCACGTGGGAATGCTCATCGCTCAGCACGAGTGAGGTCGGGCCGCGTCACCAGCTGCGGCCGATGCCACTTGCAGCCCGTCTGGGCTCTCCGGATACACCGCCTGCAGGAGGCCGCGGACGAAGCGGTCGGGGTCGTCCAGGCCGGCGGCGGCCAGGGTGTCGGAGCCGTCGGCCAGCAGGTGTGGGATGGCGGCGTGTATGGCGAGGGTGACGATGGCTGCCCGCTGCGGAGTGACGGGCAGTCCGGCGGCCCGCTGAGCCAGCTCGAAACCCTCGAAGTCGGAGGCCGCGATGGGATCGAGGATGGCTGACAACCAGGGCTTGCGGGCCGCCTCGACCTGCAGCTCCAGGTAGGCGAGCAGGCGGGGGCGACCGGGCCCTGCGACGTTCTCCACGAGCGCCCGGAACGTGGCTACCAGGCCCTCGCGGTCAGTGGATCCCGGTCCAGTGGCGGCCATGTGTGCCGTGGTCTCGCGGTACCGCTCCAGGCAGCGCTCGGCCACCGCGCGCAGTAGGGCGTCCCGGGTCGGGAAGTAGTTCTTGGTGGTGCCGGGCGGCACCTCTGCGGTCGTGTCGACAGCGCGGTGCGTAAGGCCGCGTCCGCCCGCTTCGGCCAGCACCTCGATGGCCGCGTCGCGCAGCCGGTCTCGGCGATCCGGATTCACCGTCAGCTCTCCTTACTCCTGGGCACCTTGCCCACGCTACCCCAGCCGTGGTACCACAGATGTGGTGATCGAAGGGTCGAGCGAATCGGGGAGGGTGGCATGACGGGAATGGCGGTTGTAGTTGGGGCGGGAGTCGGTGGGCTGGCGACGGCGATCGGGCTGCGCCGCGCGGGTTGGGAGGTGTCGATCCTGGAGCGGCGGACGGAGCTGGAGCAGTACGGCACCGCGTTCGGCATCCACCCCACCGCGCAGGCCGCGCTCGATCGTCTGGGGGTGGGCGAGGCGTTCCGCGGTCGGGCAGTTCCCTACCGAGGGGCCCGTATCCGCACCCCAGAGGGGAAGGTGATGGCGAGCCTCCCGCTGGAGCGGATCGAGCGGAGGGCCGGCCGCCCCGAACTGCTGATCTCCCGGCCCTACCTGATCGATGCACTCATGGCCGAGTTGGACGCCTTCGGAGATGTACCTCTCAAGTTCGGGGAGAACGTCTCCGAGGTGGATGCGCTGGTGGCCGGGTACGACCTGGTGGTCGGTGCCGACGGAATCCGCAGCGCCGTGCGCGCCGTCCGGTTCGGCGAGCGCAGCGGTCCGCGGCACCTCGGAACCGTCGCCTGGATCGGCATCGCCGACTTCGAGAGCGGCGTCTACGGCGAGACCTGGGGCAAGGGCCGGTTCTTCGGGATGACTCCGGTCGAGCCGGGCCGCACCAACTGGTACGCCACCGTGCCCGAGGCCACCACCGCCGAGGAGCTGCGCGGACACTTTGAGGACTGGCACAACCCCATCCCGCGTGTCCTCGCCGAGACCGACCCGTCCACCTGGATCCGTTACGAGATGCGGCACCTGTTCCCCGCTCTGCCGACCTTTGTCAACGGTGGGAGGGTCGCGCTGGTCGGCGACGCGGCGCACGCCATGACGCCCAACCTGGGCCAAGGTGCGTGCACGGCGATCCTCGACGCGGAGGCCCTGACCCGGGCCGTCGCCGAGCACGACCCGGTCGGCCTGCCCGCCGCCCTGCGCGCCTACGACTCGGAACGCCGTCGCAGCGCCCAGCGGGTCGCCTTCGGCTCCCGGAACCTGCACCGCTTCATGACCACCGAGCGCACCCGCCTGCGCAACTCGCTGTTTCGCATGATGCCGAGCTGATGGAGACTCACGACACGGACGGGTGACTTTCGTGGTCAGCCGGGCCATTCCCGCGACTTGGCGATGACAGCCAGGAGTCGTTGCGCATCGAATCCCGGATTTGCGTGTCCACTGCGCGTCGAGCGCCGACATTGTGCATCAAGCCTCGGACACTACAGCAGTGTCACCGGTTCACTATTCATGCAGGCAGAGGCATTGCATGTGGTGGCGTCCGTTCTCGTCGCGGTACGTGGCGTGTGAACCCAAGTGACTCCCACAGTCGCCTCGGAACGACTCCCGCTCCCGGTGGCAAAGCCGGATCCTCGTTGGCTCAGCCTGCGTTCTGTGCGCCGAAACGCAGGCCGTCGAAGAGGATCGCCGTGATGTGCACGGCTTCGTCCTGCCAGCCCTCCGTGGTGTGCATTCCGCAGATGCCTCCCAGTGCGCGCAGCAGTGTGCGTCCGCTGACGTCGCCACGGATGGTGCCGGCTGCTGTGCCCGCTTTGAGCAGCTGATCGAGGGCCTGTGCCATCTGGGCGCGGGCGTCATCGAAGATCGGTGAGTCCGTCGCCATGATGCTCTCCAGCGCGACGGCCATTCCCTTGCCCACGGCGGCGTGCTCCACGAGCAGCAGCAGGAATCGCCGCAGGGCCTCGTCCGGGGCATGCCGGTCAAGGAGTTCCGTGGGTGCGGCGCATAGCTGGTCGACCTCCTGGCGGTAGACCTCCTCGACGAGGGCTTCGCGTGTGTCGAAGTGGCGGTAGAGCGTGCCGACCGCGACTCCGGCTCGCCGGGCGATCTCTTCTACGTGAGCGTCGGCCTCGCCGGTGAGGAATGCCTCCCGTGCCGCGGTCAGGAGCGCCTCGCGGTTGCGCCGCGCATCAGCGCGCAGCGGACGTGACGATGGCAACAGTGCTTCATAAGGTGAGTTGGGTTCCGCTTATGTTTCGTTTCCGAAGTCGGGTTCACCTTACTCGAGGAGCACTCCCATGACGTTCCCGGAAGAGGGGCTCCGCGGACTTCGTGTTCTGGTCACCGATGGCAGCCGCGGCCTGTGCGAGGCGACTGCCCGTCGATTTGCGGCAGCAGGCGCGACGGTGCTGACCGCCTCGCGCAGCGCGCCGCCGGAGGATCTGCCGGCCACCTTCATCCCTGCGGACCTTGCGACGGATCAAGGAGCAGCGGAACTCGGCCGACGGGTCATCGGCAGCGTCGGTGGGGTGGATGTCCTGGTCGACAGAACGCGGCGAGGTTCGCCACGGTCCGCTGGGC
This region includes:
- a CDS encoding TetR/AcrR family transcriptional regulator, with the protein product MPSSRPLRADARRNREALLTAAREAFLTGEADAHVEEIARRAGVAVGTLYRHFDTREALVEEVYRQEVDQLCAAPTELLDRHAPDEALRRFLLLLVEHAAVGKGMAVALESIMATDSPIFDDARAQMAQALDQLLKAGTAAGTIRGDVSGRTLLRALGGICGMHTTEGWQDEAVHITAILFDGLRFGAQNAG
- a CDS encoding SDR family NAD(P)-dependent oxidoreductase encodes the protein MTFPEEGLRGLRVLVTDGSRGLCEATARRFAAAGATVLTASRSAPPEDLPATFIPADLATDQGAAELGRRVIGSVGGVDVLVDRTRRGSPRSAGPSPSG
- a CDS encoding FAD-dependent oxidoreductase, translated to MTGMAVVVGAGVGGLATAIGLRRAGWEVSILERRTELEQYGTAFGIHPTAQAALDRLGVGEAFRGRAVPYRGARIRTPEGKVMASLPLERIERRAGRPELLISRPYLIDALMAELDAFGDVPLKFGENVSEVDALVAGYDLVVGADGIRSAVRAVRFGERSGPRHLGTVAWIGIADFESGVYGETWGKGRFFGMTPVEPGRTNWYATVPEATTAEELRGHFEDWHNPIPRVLAETDPSTWIRYEMRHLFPALPTFVNGGRVALVGDAAHAMTPNLGQGACTAILDAEALTRAVAEHDPVGLPAALRAYDSERRRSAQRVAFGSRNLHRFMTTERTRLRNSLFRMMPS
- a CDS encoding oxidoreductase gives rise to the protein MTPNTISAAAAGTWLLGDLKVNRIGFGAMRLTGNAPFHLGTPSDRNRVIGVLRRAVELGVNHIDTAAFYFSRLRSANELINSALAPYPDDLVIATKVGPARDTSGEWTTPARPDQLRGQVEENLRQLGRDHLDLVNLRLMGQDSIAEHFGVLAELRDAGLVRHLGISGVRPEHLAEAEAIAPVMCVQNRYGIGARAGDEMLQECAARSIAFVPFFSIAGDGREAGASGAESKQVIAVARAHGASPAQVRLAWTLQQGEHVLAIPGTGNPDHLVDNLAAGALQLTDEEITLLDSSGHHAT
- a CDS encoding DUF4232 domain-containing protein translates to MRTNWKFAVTVAATALTGAAGAGVAQASPVTAGSVAPSACRPANHTAKITEAPASAGHRHYRVTLTAPRGYEPCKLAGSPTNVRFSNRGSEIGVAAGHYGNQATVVTFGPGHPVHFDIQVPSSGRSTAAREASFTLQAPDGEIPGTSVAQGKLKVATDTLIGPVQRGA
- a CDS encoding TetR/AcrR family transcriptional regulator; the encoded protein is MNPDRRDRLRDAAIEVLAEAGGRGLTHRAVDTTAEVPPGTTKNYFPTRDALLRAVAERCLERYRETTAHMAATGPGSTDREGLVATFRALVENVAGPGRPRLLAYLELQVEAARKPWLSAILDPIAASDFEGFELAQRAAGLPVTPQRAAIVTLAIHAAIPHLLADGSDTLAAAGLDDPDRFVRGLLQAVYPESPDGLQVASAAAGDAARPHSC
- a CDS encoding DUF6191 domain-containing protein gives rise to the protein MAVLVMVPFLLASARYIVVRTGRPDWLRHALAARTPRHGLGVGASVADELHAFLNSAKRVEIEHRVEEQVLKDDARDGAPPRMGVDLEAGTAVVRRKPKS